One Hordeum vulgare subsp. vulgare chromosome 4H, MorexV3_pseudomolecules_assembly, whole genome shotgun sequence DNA window includes the following coding sequences:
- the LOC123446680 gene encoding chemocyanin-like — MPPPHALVHGKTQRIYNDSHSAGCCLLTPHTHREAQQQQQQQQQAMAQGRGRAGQVFALGLLVLCLLLGAATAGAATYNVDWSFAADSWSSGKSFRAGDVLVFSYNPAVHNVVAVDAGGYNSCRGSSAAYTYTSGSDHVTLVPGTNYFICSLSGHCGLGMKMAVTAN; from the exons ATGCCGCCCCCACACGCTCTCGTCCACGGCAAAACCCAACGGATCTATAACGACAGTCACTCTGCTGGCTGCTGTCTCCTCACCCCACACACTCACAGAgaggcgcagcagcagcagcagcagcagcagcaggccatGGCTCAGGGAAGAGGCCGTGCGGGGCAGGTCTTCGCCCTCGGCTTGCTCGTGCTGTGCCTCCTCCTCGGCGCcgccaccgccggcgccgccaccTACAACGTGGACTGGTCGTTCGCCGCCGACAGCTGGTCCAGCGGCAAGAGCTTCCGCGCGGGGGACGTCCTCG TGTTCAGCTACAACCCGGCCGTGCacaacgtggtggcggtggacgcCGGCGGCTACAACAGTTGCCGGGGCTCCAGCGCGGCGTACACCTACACCTCGGGGAGCGACCACGTCACGCTCGTCCCGGGGACGAACTACTTCATCTGCAGCCTCAGCGGCCACTGCGGGCTCGGGATGAAGATGGCCGTCACTGCAAACTGA